Proteins from one Bacteroidota bacterium genomic window:
- a CDS encoding DUF5668 domain-containing protein: MDNNKPSLISPQFILGLMIIGVGIIFMLDNLDIIYAGSILRYWPAILVVYGVTKALQSKTVSGQLFGWIIAAVGALMLLDRLDFINFRVWDWWPIILIIIGLNFLRGSWKRKKNYSNNPFQDVSSDSDAYIKNMALMSGVKRIITSKDFKGGEISALMGGCEIDLRDADMKGNEAQIDVNIIMGGIEIRVPMGWAVSVEATPIMGGVEDKTYPAKEGISKKLVITGNIIMGGIEVKN; encoded by the coding sequence ATGGACAACAATAAGCCTTCACTCATTTCGCCGCAATTCATTCTTGGATTGATGATTATTGGAGTCGGCATTATTTTTATGCTCGATAATCTCGATATCATTTACGCCGGAAGTATTTTGCGATATTGGCCTGCAATCCTTGTGGTATACGGTGTGACAAAAGCGTTGCAATCAAAAACCGTTTCGGGACAATTATTCGGATGGATTATTGCTGCTGTTGGTGCTTTGATGCTGCTGGATAGATTGGATTTCATCAACTTTCGAGTGTGGGATTGGTGGCCGATTATTCTGATCATTATCGGTTTGAACTTTTTGCGCGGATCATGGAAGCGAAAGAAAAACTATTCAAACAATCCGTTCCAAGATGTCTCTTCCGATTCTGATGCTTATATAAAGAACATGGCATTGATGAGCGGTGTGAAGCGAATTATTACATCAAAAGATTTTAAGGGAGGAGAGATCTCCGCGTTGATGGGTGGATGTGAGATTGATCTGCGTGATGCCGATATGAAAGGGAATGAGGCACAGATTGACGTGAATATCATTATGGGGGGAATTGAGATTCGTGTTCCGATGGGATGGGCAGTTTCTGTGGAAGCAACTCCGATTATGGGGGGTGTAGAGGATAAAACATATCCTGCAAAAGAGGGAATATCAAAAAAATTGGTTATTACCGGAAACATTATCATGGGTGGTATCGAAGTAAAAAATTAA
- a CDS encoding histidine kinase, with protein sequence MHPILSDKKKFTIYLIVWGILGIISGFLISVYNGLHPLFSIGFSLPMMLFYGEVNLSAWYLCRAFPLERTSIWKILLIATVAVVIVSSVWTLLGWGLMYSMEQIFAVKLSPLPINQTLLIVYVTGKPLFIGSLAISYLISAFERTKESEHAAYEARLLAQNAELKALRMQIDPHFLFNSLNSISALITTNAELARTMTTTLADFFRKSLSYGAKETISLKEELSLLHHYLDIEKIRFGKRLHVDETIDPETLADHIPPLLLQPLVENAIKHGISNSIDGGTISLLTQKKNDRLFITIENSIDADMPKRQGAGMGMEIVRKRLQTIYNNDGDLKMNSSNGTFQVIIFLPSTSRK encoded by the coding sequence ATGCATCCGATCCTCTCCGATAAAAAGAAGTTTACAATTTACCTGATTGTTTGGGGAATCCTGGGAATTATTTCGGGATTCCTCATTTCAGTGTACAACGGCCTTCATCCTCTTTTTTCCATAGGATTCTCGCTTCCCATGATGTTGTTCTACGGAGAAGTGAATTTATCAGCTTGGTATCTTTGTCGTGCTTTCCCATTGGAACGAACCTCCATTTGGAAAATTCTTCTTATTGCAACGGTTGCGGTGGTGATTGTCAGCTCAGTGTGGACATTATTGGGGTGGGGATTGATGTACAGCATGGAACAAATCTTTGCCGTAAAACTCTCACCTCTGCCGATCAACCAAACCTTGCTCATCGTCTATGTTACCGGAAAACCATTGTTCATCGGTTCGCTGGCAATCAGCTATTTGATTTCCGCATTTGAACGGACAAAAGAATCCGAACATGCTGCATACGAAGCGCGGTTGCTCGCGCAGAATGCAGAGCTGAAAGCGCTTCGGATGCAGATCGACCCGCACTTCCTTTTCAACAGTCTGAATTCCATCAGTGCGTTAATAACGACGAATGCGGAATTGGCGAGGACAATGACCACGACATTGGCCGATTTTTTCCGGAAGTCTCTTTCCTACGGTGCGAAAGAAACCATTTCGTTGAAAGAAGAACTTTCTCTTCTGCATCATTATCTTGATATTGAAAAGATCCGATTCGGAAAGCGACTTCATGTGGATGAAACAATTGATCCGGAAACTCTTGCTGATCATATTCCACCGTTATTACTTCAACCATTGGTAGAGAACGCGATTAAGCATGGGATTTCAAATAGTATTGACGGCGGTACCATTTCACTCTTAACGCAGAAGAAGAACGATCGTCTTTTCATCACGATTGAAAATTCCATTGATGCTGATATGCCAAAAAGACAAGGGGCGGGAATGGGAATGGAGATTGTCCGAAAACGGCTGCAGACAATCTATAATAATGACGGCGATCTGAAAATGAACTCCAGCAATGGGACATTTCAAGTAATTATATTTTTACCAAG